A stretch of DNA from Montipora foliosa isolate CH-2021 chromosome 4, ASM3666993v2, whole genome shotgun sequence:
GTCGGAAGACAGGTTGTCCTCGTTGTCCGTGTTGCACATCCATAAGCATAAGGAACTAGATGTTAACGAGGTTATTTCTGAGTTTGCAAGGAGAAAAAACAGAAGATTAGCGCTATGCCTGTGAACCTACTaatatcttctgtttttttctccTGACAAGCTGCCGATAGATAGCGTTTATTCTTGCGctaatttcctgtttttttttctgctggcaAACTCGATAGATAGCTTAAACAATGCCGCTCGCACATGCTCACTCAAAGGAAAAGAAGACAGAAAAATAGGTTAATCTGTATTCAATTAAGACTCTTGCGCACgcgatttgaaataaaagacaCGTGAATCGAAAATGactttgatctttttttttttttggggggggggagggggtgaagAGGTGAGATGGAAAACTGTGCGTACCTAcagaaaaatcctggctacgcccctgactcgtgaaccgccatgtttacaacaaagcattttaggcgtcccagtctgcatgaaaccatctctcacttCTGTCTCGATAAGGTCAGGCatgcacggttcttacgttacgctTATGCcggtagaatcaaccgaaatatCAATTCCTTTTAACACCCAGCATCTTTTACAGTCACTTcagttatttttccgttactcttagtatttgaattcaaatttgttgtaactaccatattttattacattttttgcagtattacgtcaacatccatttactaatGGTAATGGCTATGAATTTATATAacgcattttctattgacatattcTACGAAAATTCATGACTGGAAAAGTTTGTTCTTGTgatcaagtaaacttctaaccATGCGTTTTCCAACCAAGTGGTGTTACTTATCCAATGGAAGGAAAAgatttataaaagaaacaaagcttGACGAAATGGCCACAGCCCATGCTTTAAACAACTTTAATTGAAGCGTAAGTCtgacttttctttttctccttatTCGAAAACACGACAATTTAACGAGTTCCTAGTGCGTGATTTTTAAATCAAGTTCAAATTCGCATCTACTTTACGAAATGCCGCCGCAAATGATTTAAACAAGCTTTACCGAATAATTAACTGATCTAAGTCTTTTTCTCAAAGATTTATGCCCTATGGCATCGATCAGTTTCCCCAATTCAAAATCTAACTCTGCCGCGATGAACagttatgcactagtcagtggaaagctCCGCACCTCCATACCCGGGGAATGCGGGGCATTAGCGTGGGATTTCGGCGGTTTTGGACTGTCACTTTTGCCACGGTATGCCGGGTTTTCGACAGCATTTGGAGCAAGTATCGGCGAGCGGGGACCTTGGGCGGGGCTTAGACGgcgatttgttttttttgacgccaacttgaataaGCACGCAAATATCACTGGGAAAGCATACGGGAGACATAAATGGAGGCTCAGTCGAGTGAAAATCCattcttttcatgtttgtaatggGTTCTTAGTTAAATTCTGTGTTCAATCTGTAAATATTATCATTTCTTGTAGTGGAATTAGATTAAGATTATAGTCATGCTTGATTagcgatttatttatttatagcgTTGACCTTTTGTCTCAGTATTTCCATTGAAATACAAAGCGAACTTACGCGTAGAGGCTGACAGTGACATTACTTTATGATTTTGTGAGATAAACCTTGTAAATGTTACTTCCGATGGGTTTCGGCTTTTTGAGTTTCTACATTACCACGGTCTACATAATAGTGGAACATGCCAGTTCCTACCGAGGACTCTTACAGTCAAAGGTGTACGTTAATTCACTagatttgttattttctttgctATAGTTTTCAGAGTAGTTTGAAAATGTGTTACCGATCAAGGGTTATTTCAAGAGATTATCGAGGTAAGAGAGAGAATCCCCCATATAGGCTTTCTACTAAAGGCAATTAGTTCCTCCACGGAAGTTACTCGCGCGTTGCGTGGATGTTTTCGAGGaggatttgtttatgttttggacagccaaaaccaaaataatgaaCAGCCAAAGAGCACTAAGCAAACGAAGGCCCAGCCGAACAAAAGACAGCTGAGAGTGCAAAAAACATCTCTACTACGAAGCATCTTTTGAAAATCAAACGACTTTTCACTAAGTTAGCTGCCATTTTTCTCAGGTAGTTTCGAGAAAATCGCTTGGGCAGTTCAAGCATCGCGCGAGTAACATCCTCGGAAGAACTGGCCACCAAGTCTAAAAATAACATAAGAGGGAttacgtcacggcggccatgttggtgttccaaaacaaaggaatgacgGCCATGATGGTAATCCCCTGGGATTAGAACTCTATTTACATGccaatactttcttttgtttcagtaatccaatatggctgctggtcacgtgagtgaaaacgctccatacgGGGAATTTACTCTCTTACCTTAGTAATCTCttggttatttgcaaaatgtagctggATTATGAGGCCATAAAATTTtggtaataagccatttccCTAATGAAATTTGTatagctctttgagaattgttGTGATAGTGAACCGTTGTACTCGGTTGAGTGTACTTTAGATTGGGTATGGCTTGTGCACAGAAGGGAAATAACTGGAATATTGTCAGATTGAGTTGCACGTCAAATGCATGTTTGGACTATTGTCGTTGCTATTTTAATCGTTTTGACACCAAGGAAACTGGTATTTTTTATTGCCATTTTCAAGGCTGTGCTAAACCCAGTTattaatattactgtttttggaGAGATTGTAGAGTTTAGAACGCCAAATCTGTAACTCAAGGTAGATTATTTTGGGCTTTACGGTGAGTGCATtgttgattttcatgtttgtcaacGTTTAATTTGAGGTAGAAATTCTTGaagtatattaattttggtcAACATTTTGCTTTACGATTTTGGAAGTACTGTATTGTCCTCGGGTGCGGGGGTGAAAAGTTTGGTTCTGACGTACGAAATTGCCCTGCTTGGCGGGGAATTTGCTCCATTTAGAAGGCAGGCCTGGTCTAATTCCCCGctattccccgggtatgggggtgcggggaTTTCCACTGACTGGTGCATTAAATAAACTGTAACGGTGGTCCAAATCTAGGGGAAtccaaattcgctaggacacccacaggcagcccaggctCAAAATGTTAGGAGTTCAGTGTAACGTGAGATATGCTATATTACATAACTACTCGAAACGTGACTCCCGCCTTACAGCATATGGAggtattgtgttacaacggtttgaatttgtaaaggtttgtatgggaaggcaacggctttgctggaaaattcaattattcttatattttgtgaataaaatctacttactctgttgccgtgttgtattttttgttgtttgccagCTTTGCAGGCCGATCTAACGCGATTTCGGCGACTTATCGTTTTGTGGGTTTCCACCGGCAGGTTagttttttgcaggttgcaggttgcaggtttgcaggttgaaatttactgtgactgttacatgaatagctaaccttaggcctaattaggcctaaaaacgtttctttagcctccttaggcctaaaaacgtttctttagggcctaattaggcctaaggttagctattcatgtaacagtcacagtaaatttcaacctgcaacctgcaacctgcaacctgcaaaaactaacctgccggGTTTCCACTGCTAAAAGAGACCAGTGGAAACCCACAAAACGATAAGTCGCCGAAATCGCGTTAGATCGGCCTGCGAAgctggcaaacaacaaagaatacaacacggcaacagggtaagtagattttattcacaaaatataagaataattgaattttccagcaaagccgttgttttaaaaacctttacaaattcaaaccgttgtaacacaataccTCCATATGCTGTAAGGCGGGAGTCACGTTTCGAGTAGTTATGTAATATAGCATATGTCACGTTACACTGAACtcctaacattttgagcttgggctgcctgtgggaCACCGGGCTGAAATTCATCAGGTAATCCCAACAAAACGTCAGCCCAATTTCAGCTCGgtaatgtactatatttcgcctggccaaaccagccttcttcaggtacaatgagaattGACATTGGATTTCTTctagatacatgtatatagtaaatggatgttgacgtaatactggaaaacaTACGATAAAAATGGTAGTTACAACTAATTTGAATTTAAATggtaagggtgcgttcgattgaccttattcTGGAATAGAAATACAtagaatagaagttagaaatccttcttttttacggagattcacattaaaattgtcaaacagctgctaaaatgctattttaaacatatctttgttatccttgttgcttcaaaacgccaaaccgtaccgttttaaatcatcactccacgtattcttattccggaattttagggtcaatcgaacgcaccctaagagtaaccgaaaaataacggaagaaacagtaaaataataaacagAAATCTAATatgaatagagtgtagtgtaaaatgaagtgctagatttctatcccatatgaaaccatgtgagcgttagcccagtcggtagagcggcggagatctaagccgaaggtcgtaggttcaattcccaacctggtcagagtttttctctgtccttgtgtgggccgggcccatttccatcattagggcaaacgctcacatggttcatatgggatagaaatctaccacttcatgttacactacactctattcagttaactctgtttaaaatataagtgctacacggccaacgtttgtataaacgtaacctttccttgaaatCTAATATGTTTCTTCGCTGATATTTAGACGGCTGGGATCAATtatcctgccttttgaaattaaaaaagcttccctggccttacgtatcgagtctctgttggaaaatattttttcgataggaattaattgcatgtcgttAGAAAtattgtggggagaggagagaaaatgttctgcgactgtacaCTGTAGATGACATCtgttgaatcatgtagataaggtttttatgCTAGTATTATTCGAGATTGTAATGGCATTTTCCCGGAAATAAATCTTTtggagaaaattttaaaaaatgattaaGGTCACTGAAAAATCAAGCAAATTTCTAACCCATCGAACCACGTTAACGCAGTCGAGTCACCTTTTTTAGCCTTTTAACGCCCTGTTAAAATGTTAGAATTAATAAAAGCAAAAGGTTCAGAAAAATGAGCATTATCCAAGCATTTTGAGACTTTTTTGAGGGAGACCGAGCATTTTAGAGGGAAATATGAAGCACTGAATTGAAGCATTTTAGTGGGGAAACGtaagcataatgtacaaaagcctaCTCGCCAGGTCTCGCCTACTCACCACGCAAGCTTTCCTTTTCTCGTACGGGTCGCACGTGTCATGTTTCTGCATGAACTTTGCGAGGAGTACCACACATACAAGGAGAACTTTAAAATAATCGGCCATCGATCATGTAATTATCTTGGCCAGGGTACCTTTGGCATTTCGTTCCTATAAAGCTGATTACCGCTGCCGCTTTCATGTTGTTTTCAGAGGAGCAGAACTTCTGGCATGCAGGTAGCCATAGAAGAAAGGAATCATGATTTAGAAAATAGCCACCAACATTCCTCACTTATAGAAACTGAAAGGTGGAATTATTTAGGCCACGGGCCATTCTTGAAAATGTGAAATCGAAAGCGACTTTGACGGGCATTCTTTTGTAAATTCGCATAAATTGGTTTCAGTCAATATCGTCTCTTAATACAGTGTcgtgtttttttaattaatgtttatttattatGATTAGAAATTAAATGTGATCAGACGCCATCTATATCGGAGAATCAATTGAAAGAATTTCTAAACCAAAATTACACAAAGATAATCTGATATTGTCTGACATGCAGGGCTCAAATTTTCAATGATGACTGATTCTACAATGTACTTTCCATAATTAGGGATGATTTGGTGGAAGATTGGAGGGGAAACTTTGAGCTTAGGCTAGTTGTTAACTAAAGTTCCAAGAAATTGGCATTAATTGCAAGAACATTTGATACATTTAACTATATTAgctaaaaaaaatataaagattCCCCTTTTACATGGcagcagaaaaaaacaatttgaaaacctCTTCGCTGGTGTCAAAGCACCTTCAACGTCCTGTATTTCCCAGAACTCGTGTGATAAATTTGTTGACCGTATGATTCATTTCCCCGAATCTAACAACATTGATTGCTTAATTAACCACCAAAACTAAGTCTTCCTTAAATCTACATCAACTACTAGTCAATCCTTTCTATTACTGTTAAAATTGATTTTCCAAATTTTCGATATACACGTCTCGAGAAACACTGATTAACCACAAAATTTACTGTTACAAGCAACAGTCACCTCGGCGTTCTTGACAACATCAAAATATTAACTGATAAACAATGCTTGAATTCGGAGCATTTTTCCTACCCTACGATTTATTGATAATATTCCGGCGAGGAACTAAGTTCAGGCATCATATTAATTAGTCAAACTTCCATCAAGTACTCCGGTCGGCTAAGTCGAGGTAAATTAACCTCGCATTTCTTGCAAGTATCTATCCATCGTCTTTCCAGTGCGAAGGTGTGCCTCATAGGCCTCCAGCCATATCATCCCTTTCATAACAATTTGGTAGAGAGTGTTGTTGCTCCTCCACAAACCGCTTTCAAAGTGGCAAATCTGAGTGCATCCATCTTTGCTGCAGAGGATGTGAAACTCGCCATCTGTACTGTTTAAAGCAGTCCCGTTTCTGGTACGTAAACAAGACGAAGGAGAACTTACGATCATTTGAGGGCAAGAATTGGGATAGTCTGAAGGCAGGTACACCCGGAGTGTGTATCGCTTGTCGTTGCTGCATGTTACTCTGACCTCGACTCTTGTGTTTCCAGTTGGATCAATCCAAGAGATCTTGCTTCCAAAGTACTTCTCCAATAAACTCTTCTCAAACGCGAGTCTTTGACGCTGAGCCTGAGACCAAGTCATTGTAAATGGCTGTCGATAAATGACTTGTTCAACGAGTGCTGAGACGTTCTCGTAGTTGAACTCAATTAAAAATGAAACTCCGCAGTTCTTCAAattgctttctttcgttttcttggAAACGAAGCGCATGCGTAAAGCCTGGCCCCGTTCCCGACCGCTGGTCTAGGGTAATGAGGGCCTCTGGGGACGATATTACCCGTGTAACGCAATGATATTATTAACAATTCCCAGAAATAGACTCagttatttattattttgccgttaacaaatttattacaaaaccGAGCCACACGTTCTGATACGAAGTATTCAGATAAAGGTGCTTTTAGTAACTAAATCCGGCGATGTCTCGCCGGATGAATGCTCGACTTTCGATGAACTAAACAAACTGATTTTCCACCACAACGGAGCACATTCAAAAGATGATCAAATGAAAGCCACCGAAGGAAAAAGCAAACGATTGTCCTTGTCTTTCCTTTTCAATAAACTGAGAATATGTAACTTCAACCTATATTATACCCAATTACAATGCGATTGTTTTGTGATCAAAATAAACATGTTATAGTACCACTATAAACGGCCTTTAAGCACAGTGGAACTACCGTGCGACGACTCGACGATTAACTAAAATTTCACATTTAGTTGAAAAATACAAGGTACTTTGTTTACATTAAAGCCATGCCAAGAGAAACCAAAGTTCTTCTCAGTGTTCGAAAAAGTCAACTTGAATTAGAACCGGAGCATACAAAACCccaaaattatttacatttctcGTAAATAATCACTCAGTGGCTGCCCAGTGCGGAGGTGTGCTTCGTACGCTTCCAGCCATATTAGGCCCTTCATGAAAACTTGGTATAAAGTGTTGTTATCATTCCATAAGCATGGTTTAAAATGGCATATGACAGTACAACCATCCCTGCTTCCGTAAGTGTGATAGCTTCCGTCACTGCCACTCAAAAGACCTCCGTTTTTCTTCCTCAAAAACGACGAAGGATTACTGACAATCATCTGTGGGCAGGAGCTTGGAAAATCTGCTGGCAGATAGACCCTGAGTGTGTACTGTTTGTTGTTGCTACAAGTCATTCGAACCTCAACTCTTGTGTCACCAGTTGGATCAATCCAAGAAACTCTCCCTCTAAAATAATTTTCTAGtaaatttctttccattgcaAGTCTTTGTCGCTGGGTTGTTGACCAGGGCATAGTGAAAACAAATGTCGATCTGAGACTCCCAGCAGAACTTGAGAAGTAGcaaatcgaaagaaaaaactCAGTTTGCAAATCTACAGCGTCGGTGGACACAGGTTGACAGCGAATGGACTCTGAAAGCGGCTGCTTCGATTCCCAGAAAATTGCTCACGTCACTGAAAATAGGTATGGATTTCCGGAAGTCGTCAAAATAAACCTTCAGAAGACTAACCAATGATAACCCATTTAGGTTGGCCGGAAACTGAAATTCGTTATGCAGAGAGTGGACGTTTACAAGTTCTGGCACATAACTCCTAGGAATGCACTGAAACTGATTTGCTCCACAGACGCACTAAGATATTCGAAAGAAAGACCTTTTATCATTTCAACTTGTCAGTGAGCTTGCTTTTTGATGAGGGTAAAAGACGGCATGAATTTGCGTATTGCTTTCGGAATCGCCCAATTATGCAGAACGTAATGTCTGCAGTGGAAATACTTAATTCTCTATACGATCGATATCAGGGTATTCTTTGTGCTCATGTGTTGTTTAAGGGTTGCTGGCTGGGACCACATATTCAATTACCTTTTGATCTTTTCGGTTGACATTCTGTGGTTCTTTGGAAAGAATAAAATATAATAGAAATATGTATTTGGGTACGGTTTTGGTTTGTCCTGAACACAGAGAAGTAATGAACATTACAACAacaaatggaaaggaaaaagcAAGCAGGCGAACGGTCTTCTATTCACGCCATATATCATCTACAATCTTCCAAGAAAGAGTTGGAAGAGAAAGTACATGTCATGCATGACGCTCCAAATATAAGGACAGTATTGTATGCTTCATACTTACGGAAACTAACATATTTTTAGGGCCATGTTTGTGTATTTGTGTTACGGATTTCCCTACGAAGATCAATCAAAGTGTACAACTCGTAGTTCAGTTTATTTAGCACACTGATTTTCATGCCCGAAAACAAGTCTATAATGTTACATATCATCACTCCTTTCAAACTGTAAGTTCGTACAAATTATTGGGCAAATTTATCCCGagcacatacatacatacataactttatttagtaaaGCACCTCAAGAGGACAgaagcaactttacagctgatgttgACCTACTGTAATAAAAGTAACAATACATACATATAGGGTAGTGATCAATAATAATAGAAATCTGAATGCTTATTATAAACTACAGAGCTGTCTTTTCCAAAAGTGATATTCATAACAGTATGTTTTAACTGCTTCAGTCGATTTTTAAAGCCAGTTGGATTAGAAAAAGATCTTACACTATCAGACAGGGAATTCCAGGCGATTGCAGCCCTCTGTACAAAGGCATTACGACCGAGCTCAGTGTTTGGTCTATTAagttaaaatatttaaagatttcCTAAGATTATAGCTCTTACAGTTCCTAACAACTAATGAATTTATTTCCTCTTAACCTAAGTTATAAAAAGCCTTATGAGTAATaattaaaatacgaaatttataaaaatattcacggctttttttttaagtgaagcTCGGTTATGAAATAAATGCAGCTTGTAGCTGTGAAGTAATTATATAAACACGAACGTGTCCTCACACCGTCAGTGAAAGCCTTCCTGGGGCCTGTTtatcgaaagtcccgaaactttacgggccttTTTCGGGTTTCATAATTCACTTTGTATTTCAAGAACGGAggggatttaagtcgtcaaacttcacagacgtgtttcttttagttaacgttttcttgaaaacatgttaaaagatcggctttccaaaacaagcggttagaaatttcacaaatggcttttcgggcccgaaacgttttcgggactttcgagaaacgggcccctgatcaAACGATCACATCTCTTGCAAAAAGTCATTCATTAATTTTCCAGTGCGAAGGTGGGCCTCGTATGCTTCTAGCCATATCATGCCTTTCATGACAACTTGGTATATTGTGTTGTTGTCTCTCCACAAACGTTTATCGAAGTGGCAGATGCAAGTAAAGCCATCTATGCCCTCCCTGGTATGGTACGATGCACTCACACCATTCATCTTGTCCCCGTTCTTCTTCCTCAGATAATAACTGAACCATTTTGACGAAGGAGGAATCACTACCATGCTTGGACAAGAGTTGGGGAAATCTGACGGTAGATACACTCGGAGAGTGTACATCTTGTCGTTGTTGCAAGTCACTCTTACCTCAACCCGAGTGTCACCGCGGCCTGTTGGGTTAATCCAAGAGACTTTGCTGCCGAAATACTTCGTCAATATACCTTTCTCATATCCGAGCCTCTTTTGTTGGGAGGATGACCACGACATGAAGAGGTTTTCAAATAGTCACGAAAGGGCGCAGAGCAGTCGTGTTCGTCCCAACGGCAGATAAGAGAACAGCTCAGCTTTCGCCTCGAGGGTGTTTGTTTACACGGTTTTTCCTAGAAAACTTTATAAACGTTTCTGTTGCGCAGGGACAAGAAAACAAATCAAAGAGACAGCTACATGCATTTAGCAAGTGAACAAGCAACTGCAAAACAAAGTGCAAGGAATCGTCCGGAGTTTCGCGGAATGGGTAAGC
This window harbors:
- the LOC137999908 gene encoding uncharacterized protein produces the protein MSWSSSQQKRLGYEKGILTKYFGSKVSWINPTGRGDTRVEVRVTCNNDKMYTLRVYLPSDFPNSCPSMVVIPPSSKWFSYYLRKKNGDKMNGVSASYHTREGIDGFTCICHFDKRLWRDNNTIYQVVMKGMIWLEAYEAHLRTGKLMNDFLQEM